ATTCCCAACTTATTTTCGATATGGATTTTGGCCTGGGTTTTGCAATTGTTGGTGACTATCTTCTCAAGCCCCGGCATCATCTCAGGGCATATACCGGCAGCAGTATTATATCGTATTATGTGCCGCACTCATCTGGAATCGTGTCTATTCGGGAAGCCGCGGCGAATATATTCAATGGTGATCTGGTATTATGGAACCGCTTTCTGAATTTTAATATCGGAGTTCAATATGCAAACCGGCTGTCCTCATCCATACAATTTTATACACTCTATCGCATGGATTATCAGCGTGCGCGAAGGTATGAACGCACAGCCTCTATGTTCGCGCATAATCTCCTGATCGGTTTTGCTTACAAGGTCAAGTAATATGTTACGCACACTATGTATCGTTGTCACCTGTGTCTTTTTATTATCCTGTGGAAAGTCGATTATAGGCGGTGATTTTGATCAGTCTCCCGAACACAATTTTGAAATTCTCTGGCAAGAGTTTAATGATTTTTACGCACTGTTTGAGGTCAAAAATGTCGATTGGGGCGCGCTTTACAATGCTTATCGTCCTTTGGTCACAGACCATTCCACTCAAGAGGAACTTTTTGCAATCTGTGTTCTTATGTTGGAACATCTCTATGATCGGCATGTCCGTCTTGTTACTCCATTCGCCAGATTTACATCAGGCCATAGTGGTGAGCCTGTGACTTTCGATCCGCGAACAGCCGGAAGAGATACAACTTTTACAATTACGTTGGGCAATCGGGACAGGGATGAATCTTTCGATTTGGGCAGTGTTAGAAATTATGTTGGAAATATACGCAGTCAGGGCAGTATTCTGTATGGTATTATCCAGGAACATATCGGATATATCTTGATTCCTGACTTTTCAGACGAGTCGATTAAAAATTGGGAACGCGATATTGATGCTGCATTAGAGCAGTTACACACGACTTCTGGTGTAATCATTGATTTGAGACTAAACGGTGGCGGGTTTGGGCATATCAGTAGAGCAACTATGGCGCGTTTTATTGATTCACCACACATATATGGCTATGCACAATTTCGCAATCGTCCCAGGGGGTCTGACTTTACACCTCTTTTTGAATTACAAATAGAACCTGCTGGCGTGCGGCAATATACCAGACCCATTGCTTTGCTCGTTGGGAAAAATACCGCGAGTGCTGCTGAACACTTTGTTTTGGCTCTGAGAGAACTCCCACATGTTACGGTTGTTGGCAGTTCGACCGCAGGTGCTCTTGGATCCACCAAACAAGGTCAATTGCCCAATAGATGGACTTACCAACTCACGATTTCAAAGGTCGTTTCCGTGGATATGATAAGCTATGAAGGTACGGGTATTCCCCCCGATATTGTTGTCGGTTCTTCCGGTTCTCCTGATGCGGGAGATCTGGTGCTTGAAAAGGGGATTGAAGTTTTGGTGGGAAAGTAAAAAGGAAGGAGCACAGATAATGTTCATCAGATATCTTGGGCTATTGTTTTGTATTTTCGCTGTTTTCTCGAACTGTTCTGTCTATGCTCAGACTCTTGCACAACTGCGCTTGAGGGCTGGCACAATTGAAGGGGAAATCGCTCAAATTCGGGAACGCTCCTTTAAGCAGTCCATTAATGTAGGTATTCAAAGCACTTCCGAACTTGAAGCATATCTCGAACGGCAGTCCGCACTACAAAATTCCGGTCTGGACTGGAAATACTATGATCGCGTGATCCGAAAACTGGGTCTGTACAGGGGAAATCTGGCCTTAGACCATTCTGATTTTATCTCCTTTTCCAAAAGCCAGGTCGCTGCATATTACGATCCCGATGTAGATAAATTCTATTTGATTATGCAGAATCTACCCACAGATTTGTTAGACGGTTTATTGGCCCATGAACTTTGTCATGGTCTTCAGGACCAGCACTTTGACCTCAACCAATTCCTATTTGCTCAGATCAATACTTTAAGTGCAGACGGGATGCTCGCTCGTCAAGCTGTCGTAGAAGGCGAGGCCACTTACATCCAGACGGTTTGGACGCTGAAAAATCTGATTGGACAGGTGCCCGAATATGAACTCTTACAAAACGTGATTGATATCCAAACGCAGTTGGATGTTGAGACACTCCGCGAACAGATGAAAAAAGTTGTCTCATTACAAAATAATGCACAGGCCGCCATTGAGGCGATAGATGCGCTTCCTGATTT
This genomic interval from Gemmatimonadota bacterium contains the following:
- a CDS encoding S41 family peptidase yields the protein MLRTLCIVVTCVFLLSCGKSIIGGDFDQSPEHNFEILWQEFNDFYALFEVKNVDWGALYNAYRPLVTDHSTQEELFAICVLMLEHLYDRHVRLVTPFARFTSGHSGEPVTFDPRTAGRDTTFTITLGNRDRDESFDLGSVRNYVGNIRSQGSILYGIIQEHIGYILIPDFSDESIKNWERDIDAALEQLHTTSGVIIDLRLNGGGFGHISRATMARFIDSPHIYGYAQFRNRPRGSDFTPLFELQIEPAGVRQYTRPIALLVGKNTASAAEHFVLALRELPHVTVVGSSTAGALGSTKQGQLPNRWTYQLTISKVVSVDMISYEGTGIPPDIVVGSSGSPDAGDLVLEKGIEVLVGK